A window of Rhododendron vialii isolate Sample 1 chromosome 13a, ASM3025357v1 contains these coding sequences:
- the LOC131313084 gene encoding rab GTPase-activating protein 22-like isoform X9, translated as MESFIFSRWSSGYCREQYEAWKAECQNMVPSMGNGKFIMAPIIMDDDQMIKDLTTNTDSGDDDGATSSIDSVLAKKVTQWKLGLHQIGLDVIRTDRALVFYESEANQAKLWNVLAVYAWVDHSIGYVQGMNDICSPMVILMENEADAFWCFERAMRRLRENFRSSATSLGVQSQLSTLAGIIRAIDPKLHEHLEELDGGQYLFALRMLMVLFRRELSVVDALYLWEVMWAMEYNPNISSLYEVSRSRSDVAPNENVVSKTDTKQLKQYGKYERKLIKTGHGDQKSALVVFLVASVIEAKKKRLLKEARGPDDVVKIVGEITASLDAKRALRDALKIQEKYLRKTKQL; from the exons ATGGAAAGCTTCATTTTCTCAAGATGGTCATCTGGATATTGCAG GGAGCAGTATGAAGCTTGGAAGGCTGAATGTCAAAATATGGTACCTAGCATGGGTAATGGAAAGTTCATTATGGCACCAATAATAATGGATGATGACCAAATGATCAAGGATCTGACAACCAACACTGATTCAGGAGATGACGATGGAGCCACTTCTAGTATCGACTCTGTTTTAGCCAAGAAAGTGACTCAGTGGAAGCTTGGCTTGCATCAAATTG GTTTGGATGTCATACGCACTGACCGTGCTCTCGTCTTTTATGAAAGTGAAGCTAATCAGGCAAAACTTTGGAATGTTCTTGCTGTTTATGCTTGGGTTGACCATTCAATTGGCTACGTTCAAG GAATGAATGATATTTGCTCTCCAATGGTTATTCTCATGGAGAATGAAGCAGATGCCTTTTGGTGCTTTGAGAGGGCAATGCGTAGACTG agagaaaatttcagGTCCAGCGCAACCTCCTTAGGGGTGCAATCTCAGTTGAGTACTCTTGCAGGAATAATTAGAGCTATTGATCCAAAGCTTCATGAACACCTTG AGGAACTAGATGGTGGGCAGTATCTGTTTGCACTTCGTATGCTGATGGTACTTTTCCGGAGAGAGTTGTCAGTTGTGGATGCGCTGTACCTTTGGGAG GTGATGTGGGCAATGGAATATAATCCAAACATCTCTTCATTATATGAGGTTTCAAGGTCTAGATCAGATGTGGCGCCAAATGAAAATGTTGTATCCAAAACGGATACTAAGCAGCTGAAGCAGTATGGGAAATATGAGAGAAAACTTATAAAGACTGGACACGGGGACCAAAAGAGCGCCCTCGTAGTTTTCCTCGTTGCAAGTGTCATTGAGGCCAAGAAAAAACGACTTCTGAAAGAGGCTAGAGGTCCAGACGATGTTGTCAAG ATTGTGGGGGAAATAACGGCTAGTTTGGATGCGAAAAGGGCATTGAGAGACGCATTGAAGATCCAGGAAAAGTACCTACGGAAG ACCAAGCAATTGTAG
- the LOC131313084 gene encoding rab GTPase-activating protein 22-like isoform X10, protein MVPSMGNGKFIMAPIIMDDDQMIKDLTTNTDSGDDDGATSSIDSVLAKKVTQWKLGLHQIGLDVIRTDRALVFYESEANQAKLWNVLAVYAWVDHSIGYVQGMNDICSPMVILMENEADAFWCFERAMRRLRENFRSSATSLGVQSQLSTLAGIIRAIDPKLHEHLEELDGGQYLFALRMLMVLFRRELSVVDALYLWEVMWAMEYNPNISSLYEVSRSRSDVAPNENVVSKTDTKQLKQYGKYERKLIKTGHGDQKSALVVFLVASVIEAKKKRLLKEARGPDDVVKIVGEITASLDAKRALRDALKIQEKYLRKTKQL, encoded by the exons ATGGTACCTAGCATGGGTAATGGAAAGTTCATTATGGCACCAATAATAATGGATGATGACCAAATGATCAAGGATCTGACAACCAACACTGATTCAGGAGATGACGATGGAGCCACTTCTAGTATCGACTCTGTTTTAGCCAAGAAAGTGACTCAGTGGAAGCTTGGCTTGCATCAAATTG GTTTGGATGTCATACGCACTGACCGTGCTCTCGTCTTTTATGAAAGTGAAGCTAATCAGGCAAAACTTTGGAATGTTCTTGCTGTTTATGCTTGGGTTGACCATTCAATTGGCTACGTTCAAG GAATGAATGATATTTGCTCTCCAATGGTTATTCTCATGGAGAATGAAGCAGATGCCTTTTGGTGCTTTGAGAGGGCAATGCGTAGACTG agagaaaatttcagGTCCAGCGCAACCTCCTTAGGGGTGCAATCTCAGTTGAGTACTCTTGCAGGAATAATTAGAGCTATTGATCCAAAGCTTCATGAACACCTTG AGGAACTAGATGGTGGGCAGTATCTGTTTGCACTTCGTATGCTGATGGTACTTTTCCGGAGAGAGTTGTCAGTTGTGGATGCGCTGTACCTTTGGGAG GTGATGTGGGCAATGGAATATAATCCAAACATCTCTTCATTATATGAGGTTTCAAGGTCTAGATCAGATGTGGCGCCAAATGAAAATGTTGTATCCAAAACGGATACTAAGCAGCTGAAGCAGTATGGGAAATATGAGAGAAAACTTATAAAGACTGGACACGGGGACCAAAAGAGCGCCCTCGTAGTTTTCCTCGTTGCAAGTGTCATTGAGGCCAAGAAAAAACGACTTCTGAAAGAGGCTAGAGGTCCAGACGATGTTGTCAAG ATTGTGGGGGAAATAACGGCTAGTTTGGATGCGAAAAGGGCATTGAGAGACGCATTGAAGATCCAGGAAAAGTACCTACGGAAG ACCAAGCAATTGTAG